One genomic region from Euzebya tangerina encodes:
- the galK gene encoding galactokinase, protein MNPETEQRARDLLGRPAHRVASAPGRVNLIGEHTDYNDGFAMPFAIQQRCVAAVAERDDGVVTVTSAQYEGSVTFDVTTQPGDVDGWAALAAGVVWSLREAGVDVPGADLAVSSEVWGGAGLSSSAAVESAIALALGAGEALAQQYGEDALAQLTLLLQRAENEYVGAPTGILDQSASLRATAEHLVLLDCRTREIELIPMDLGAAGLSLLVIDSMASHSHADGEYAARRASCEAAATALGVSALRDADMTMLDAAALPDELHRRARHIITENDRVLAVAALLQEGSDPRLTGPLLTASHTSMRDDFEITVPEVDVAVETALAAGVFGARMTGGGFGGCVIALIDTDRAEAVVSAVEAAFDRHGFTAPRHVLAAPMPGAAIHDPA, encoded by the coding sequence ATGAACCCGGAGACCGAGCAGCGTGCCCGCGACCTGCTGGGACGACCCGCCCATCGCGTGGCCAGCGCACCGGGGCGGGTCAACCTCATCGGCGAGCACACCGACTACAACGACGGCTTCGCCATGCCCTTCGCCATCCAGCAGCGGTGTGTCGCGGCCGTCGCGGAGCGAGACGATGGAGTCGTCACCGTCACCTCGGCCCAATACGAGGGATCGGTGACGTTCGACGTCACCACGCAGCCCGGTGACGTGGACGGCTGGGCAGCACTGGCGGCTGGGGTCGTCTGGTCGCTGCGCGAGGCCGGGGTCGACGTGCCGGGCGCCGACCTCGCCGTCAGCTCGGAGGTCTGGGGCGGTGCCGGTCTCTCCTCCTCCGCCGCCGTCGAGAGCGCCATCGCGCTGGCGCTCGGGGCGGGTGAGGCCTTGGCACAGCAGTACGGGGAGGATGCGCTGGCCCAGCTGACGCTGCTGCTGCAGCGCGCGGAGAACGAGTACGTGGGCGCCCCGACCGGCATCCTGGACCAGAGCGCATCGCTTCGCGCCACGGCCGAGCACCTGGTGCTGCTGGACTGCCGAACCCGCGAGATCGAGCTGATCCCGATGGATCTTGGGGCCGCCGGACTATCGCTGCTGGTCATCGACTCCATGGCCAGCCACTCCCACGCCGACGGCGAGTACGCCGCACGCCGAGCGAGCTGTGAGGCGGCCGCGACGGCACTGGGCGTGTCTGCCCTGCGCGATGCCGACATGACGATGCTCGACGCCGCCGCGCTCCCCGACGAGCTGCACCGCCGCGCGCGCCACATCATCACCGAGAACGATCGTGTGCTCGCTGTTGCCGCCCTCCTGCAGGAGGGCAGCGATCCACGTCTGACCGGTCCCCTCCTGACGGCCTCCCACACCTCGATGCGTGATGACTTCGAGATCACCGTGCCCGAGGTCGATGTCGCCGTCGAAACCGCCCTCGCGGCCGGGGTCTTCGGAGCCCGCATGACCGGCGGCGGGTTCGGCGGGTGTGTGATCGCATTGATCGACACCGACCGCGCCGAGGCCGTGGTGAGCGCCGTCGAGGCCGCGTTCGACCGGCATGGCTTCACCGCACCACGACACGTCCTGGCGGCGCCCATGCCGGGTGCCGCGATCCACGATCCGGCCTAG